cgtgtgtatgtgtgtgtgtgtgtgtgtggggggggggggtgacacacacacatacataaatacatgatataaatacatactgctaaaaagtgtgtgtgtgtgtgtgtgtggggggggggggggcacatgctcccctcccgcttcctacgccagtgcttgATCTGTAACGggacatgataaagctatgcacaaaatttcagctcaatatcttgaggcattgcaactctcccacccacccacccacccaaaaaaaacccatccggataaaaattttcgtatctcctaagtttcAGGGTCATAACAATGcagttcaatatcttgaggcataaaataagtccggaaaacaaaattgtgtatctcctaagttcaagagcaATAACTaagtcaaaaatgggtaaatcgccatgaacgTCAagacttgatctgtaacagtacacgataaagctatatataacatttctaggcattgtgaaaaaaacatccggaaaactatataagtgggacggacggacagacagacagacaaaaggattaaataaaACCTATACTCCCCTCTGGTGGGAccggtagggaactaataacagaaaaacaaacaagcaataACCAACCAAACAACAGTATAACAATAAtagaatttataatttattgaaTAAGAGCAAAttaatagttttttaaaatttatttattgggGATTGTGTTCTAGTcctacaatataaaaaatacaaaaataaatttattacagaaTTTCTCTGAATACTTATTTGTCCAAAGTGCATGCCTCTATCAAGAACAAGAAGATAATTCAGGAGATCATGTGCTACCATCGATCTACCCTGAAATAAACTGTGTGCTGTCAGCGTCCAGTGCATTTCGTCCAAACAGTATATGCAATAATGCAGTagaactttatcatgtacaccTTTAAACCAAACTCCTAAAAATTTATTCAAATGAGAATTTCATCCCAACTTCGATGTTATTAGGACAAAACTCGCATTGTTTTAACACTGCAAACTCGCATTGTTTTAACACTGCAAACTCGCATTGTTTTAACACTACAAAGTACAATGAAATCTCAAGTCTAATGCCCATTTTGGTCAGTAACTAATACGGTCTCATTCGTGTATTTTATTTCCCGGTACCTGCAGGTCAGTGAGCCGCAGGATGGATCTGAGGCAGTCTGGTATCTGAAGACTGTTCACTTTCGTCTGAACTCCAATACCGAGAACAGCTCTGATAACAAACTTACACGCATCTTTCAAGTTTCTGGGCGAGGTCCCAGCGGCAAGTAAGATATTGTAGAGAGGAGGACTCTTTGACGCATAGGGCAACATCTGCGCACTCAGCAACATGTCACAACCACAGTGGTACAGCAACGTCACCATGTACTCGTTTAGGTAGTACACAGCCATCACCAGCGGCGTGGCTGGCAAATCCACACCAAACTCCTGCCTCGTGTCTACGGTCCATGCATGATACACTTTCTGCAGGTTACAGTTTTCACACACAAGGAAGTACAACGCCCATTTGTTTCCTCGCTGCACTGCACAGTGTACAGGCGTCATTCCATTCTGATCCACGGCATTTATGTTGGCTCCATGTTCCACGAGGATGCGCAAACATGTACAGCCATCCCTGTTACCAATGATCCCCTGGTACGGCATCAAGCTGAAATGAATCGCCGTGCGGCCAACAGCATTGGCAATGTTTGGGTTACACCCGCGGGTGAGCAACAGCTGGACGAAACGAGCGAAACCTCTCTCAGCTGCCACCATGAGTGGCGTGTTGcccctactgtcctggacatccTTCTTGATGCTCTTGCAGCTGAGAAGGAACTCGAGACAGTGTGGGTGCTGGAGGAGCACGGCTACGTGAAGCGCACTCGACCCTTCTGATGTGGTCGCGTTGATGTCCGCCCCGTTCTCCAGCAGGTATTTGATCGTGTCAATGTGTCCGTACCGACACGCTCGCATCAACGCCGTCTCGTCGAACATGTAGTCTCGCGAGTCGACGTCCTGGCCGGCCGAGAGACATTCCGAGATGACAGCCAGACAACCTTCCTGGGCAGCGACCATGAACTTCAGGTTATCACAAACATATTCATCGTTAAAATCTTCAACATActcctaaaaaaagaaaaacgaaaaggaaaggaaaaaagcGCACACCACCTGGATAAACCTTTTCTTTCAATCACAACCAACAGCGCAGGATGTCATAAATCCAGACACACCCACATACTCACTTTCGGTAAAATATCCATCAATCCTTTcctacaaaaaaccccagttgTATACCGCTTAATCATTTCATCGGTTTGGAAACGTGTTTAGTAACTTTTCGGAATAACGTTATGAGAATTGTTTTGAACACGTTATATAACTCTAGACAAAACCCCTTCCCACTCCCAATCTCTCCACCA
This DNA window, taken from Gigantopelta aegis isolate Gae_Host chromosome 4, Gae_host_genome, whole genome shotgun sequence, encodes the following:
- the LOC121372520 gene encoding death-associated protein kinase 1-like, which produces MNTDNAEEYVEDFNDEYVCDNLKFMVAAQEGCLAVISECLSAGQDVDSRDYMFDETALMRACRYGHIDTIKYLLENGADINATTSEGSSALHVAVLLQHPHCLEFLLSCKSIKKDVQDSRGNTPLMVAAERGFARFVQLLLTRGCNPNIANAVGRTAIHFSLMPYQGIIGNRDGCTCLRILVEHGANINAVDQNGMTPVHCAVQRGNKWALYFLVCENCNLQKVYHAWTVDTRQEFGVDLPATPLVMAVYYLNEYMVTLLYHCGCDMLLSAQMLPYASKSPPLYNILLAAGTSPRNLKDACKFVIRAVLGIGVQTKVNSLQIPDCLRSILRLTDLQVPGNKIHE